The following coding sequences lie in one Deinococcus sp. JMULE3 genomic window:
- a CDS encoding metal ABC transporter permease, translated as MDAVLPALLAPLGYDFMLRALLVSALVGAVCAVLSCFITLKGWSLMGDAVSHAVLPGVVLAYLLNLPFVVGAFVFGLLSVGAIGFIQSRSRVKEDTVIGVVFTALFSLGLVMISRVSSDVHLSHILFGDVLGISDADLWQTVIAGAVALGAILILRRDLLLYVFDATHARSIGLNTGLLYGALLVILALTIVSALQTVGVILVVAMLITPGATAYLLTDRFSRMMILAVTAGVLSSLIGTYASYFLDGATGACIVLTQSVLFGLAFLFAPKHGQLARRRQQQRERQAELQG; from the coding sequence ATGGACGCCGTGCTCCCCGCCCTGCTCGCGCCACTCGGGTACGACTTCATGCTGCGCGCCCTGCTCGTCTCCGCGCTCGTCGGCGCCGTGTGCGCGGTCCTGTCGTGCTTCATCACCCTCAAGGGCTGGTCCCTGATGGGCGACGCCGTATCGCACGCCGTGCTCCCCGGCGTGGTCCTCGCGTACCTGCTGAACCTGCCGTTCGTCGTGGGTGCCTTCGTGTTCGGGCTGCTCAGCGTCGGCGCGATCGGCTTCATCCAGTCCCGCTCCCGCGTCAAGGAGGACACCGTGATCGGCGTGGTGTTCACCGCGCTGTTCTCCCTGGGCCTCGTGATGATCTCCCGCGTGTCCAGCGACGTGCACCTCTCGCACATCCTGTTCGGGGACGTGCTCGGCATCAGCGACGCCGACCTGTGGCAGACCGTCATCGCGGGCGCCGTCGCCCTGGGCGCCATCCTGATCCTGCGGCGCGACCTGCTGCTGTACGTGTTCGACGCCACGCACGCCCGCTCCATCGGCCTGAACACGGGCCTGCTGTACGGCGCGCTGCTGGTCATCCTGGCCCTGACCATCGTCAGCGCCCTGCAGACCGTCGGCGTGATCCTGGTCGTCGCGATGCTCATCACGCCCGGCGCGACCGCGTACCTGCTCACCGACCGTTTCAGCCGCATGATGATCCTGGCCGTCACGGCCGGCGTGCTGTCCAGCCTGATCGGCACGTACGCCAGCTACTTCCTGGACGGCGCGACCGGCGCCTGCATCGTGCTGACGCAGAGCGTCCTGTTCGGCCTGGCGTTCCTGTTCGCCCCGAAACACGGCCAGCTGGCCCGCCGCCGCCAGCAGCAGCGCGAACGGCAGGCCGAACTGCAGGGCTGA